In Thalassotalea sp. Sam97, a single window of DNA contains:
- the ubiH gene encoding 2-octaprenyl-6-methoxyphenyl hydroxylase encodes MDNNIKPFDVIISGAGLSGATMALALAKLQKKDGSRLSIAVIENLAIDDNLPSSFDARVIALANGSGQYLHQLNVWQHIQADAMAIETIHISDRGHYGKARMYAQDYDVNALGYVVEMQAIGNGLFKALKSYDNVQFFSPESITDITWQRDSVNVTLASNTKLQASLLIACDGAQSQCRQLAGIECDQYDYQQVAIIANVSTELAHQGRAFERFTDTGPIAMLPMTDNRSSLVWTVSPEQVDRLMALNDTEFATELQQAFGHYLGTINKVGTRFSFPLRLLRARESTYHRMALVGNASHTLHPIAGQGFNLGVRDVEQLVHVVANALAHDEDIGCFNTLQGYADDRDVDHQQVISLTDSLVHLFSNNYPPLALARGVGLKALNYLSPLKQLLAHKTMGHR; translated from the coding sequence ATGGACAATAACATAAAGCCATTTGATGTCATTATATCGGGTGCCGGTTTATCTGGCGCTACGATGGCTTTGGCATTGGCGAAATTACAAAAAAAGGATGGCAGCCGTTTATCGATAGCAGTCATTGAGAACCTAGCCATCGATGATAATTTGCCATCAAGCTTTGATGCCAGAGTGATTGCTCTGGCCAATGGCAGTGGCCAATACCTACATCAGTTAAATGTTTGGCAACACATTCAGGCCGATGCGATGGCGATAGAGACGATTCATATCTCTGATCGTGGTCATTATGGCAAAGCGCGTATGTATGCCCAAGATTACGATGTTAACGCACTTGGTTATGTGGTCGAGATGCAAGCGATTGGCAATGGCCTATTCAAAGCCTTAAAGAGTTATGACAATGTGCAGTTCTTCTCGCCAGAATCAATAACCGATATTACTTGGCAGCGGGATTCTGTTAACGTGACGTTAGCTTCAAATACAAAGCTGCAAGCATCGCTGCTTATCGCCTGTGATGGCGCGCAGTCGCAGTGTCGTCAATTAGCGGGTATTGAATGCGATCAATACGATTACCAGCAAGTGGCGATTATTGCCAATGTTAGTACCGAGTTAGCCCACCAAGGTCGAGCATTTGAACGCTTTACCGACACCGGGCCAATTGCCATGCTACCGATGACCGATAACCGCAGCTCATTGGTGTGGACGGTATCACCAGAGCAAGTCGACAGATTAATGGCCCTCAACGATACTGAGTTCGCTACTGAGTTACAGCAAGCGTTTGGCCATTATTTAGGTACCATCAACAAAGTAGGGACACGCTTTAGCTTTCCGCTACGTTTGCTTAGGGCACGCGAATCTACTTATCATCGCATGGCATTAGTAGGCAATGCCTCACACACCTTACACCCTATCGCTGGGCAAGGCTTTAATTTAGGTGTCCGCGATGTTGAGCAATTGGTTCATGTTGTTGCTAATGCGTTAGCTCATGATGAAGATATAGGCTGTTTTAACACCTTGCAAGGCTATGCTGACGATCGTGATGTTGATCATCAACAAGTGATCAGCTTAACCGATTCTTTGGTTCACTTATTTTCAAACAATTACCCGCCATTGGCACTTGCCAGAGGCGTAGGTTTAAAAGCGCTTAATTATTTGTCGCCGCTAAAACAGCTGTTGGCGCATAAAACAATGGGTCATCGCTAG
- a CDS encoding efflux RND transporter permease subunit: protein MIAWFARNHVAANLLMISILLAGVLSINTRIPLEVFPSFEFDVVNVQVSLRGATPEDVEQGVAIRIEEAVQDLQGIEKIYSTSTEGNASVRIEAESGYDVRELLADVKSRVDAINTFPADAEKAVISTLQRKREVIAVTVSSVFGEREIREFAETVRDELLRLPQVTQVSLDAVRDYEIAINVNQDKLQQYQLTLSEISSAIQNSSIDMSAGNIRTDGGDVLVRSKNQAYRKDDFENIVIRTNTDGTRLLVRDIATVNDGFEETPIRARFNGQQGALIEVYRIGNQSAIEVADAVKAYIENRQDSLPEGFAISYWDDDSQIVKNRLNTLISNALQGGFLVLLLLTLFLRPSIAFWVSVGIPVSFMGAFIFMPMIGVTLNIMSLFGFILVLGIVVDDAIVTGENIYRHSQSGVHSSGINAAIKGTQEVATPVTFGILTTIAAFLPLGFIEGFRGAIFAQIPAIVIPVLLFSLIESKFVLPAHLSSLKLRSEKKKQSKLSLWQQNFADGFENAILRYYKPVLAKALRHKGTTLALFIGVFVLILSFIVSGWTKFIFFPRIPSETVRADVTMPIGSSFEVVDNYTVRMANAAQQLQDKYRDDDGGSLILNILATTQGNQSRVRFEIIPAEQNTTGIGSRELLGEWRELIGELPGAESSTFRAEIGRGGDPIDIQLSATDLRLLQQAADDIKQRLTTYPTVFEISDSLSNGKEELQLELTKQGHALGMSTTQLTRQVRDAFFGAEVQRIQRGRDDVRVMLRFPLEERASVANLSNMLVSTPTGDKVPLSHVAQLIPGKSPSSINRIDRYRTVNVTADVEKQNTNMTILNAELKEYLEQLVQQYPGVSYSLEGEAREQAESFGSLFWGLIIVFFTIYCLLAIPFKSYLQPIIVMSVIPFGAIGAVLGHWIMGMDLTIMSMLGLMALIGVVVNDSLVLVDFINKRREQVHDVMQAVLEAGQARFRPVMLTSLTTFIGLMPLLFETQTQAQFLIPMAVSLGFGILFATFITLVLVPVNYLLVEGLKRRMGIQVTAKPATA, encoded by the coding sequence ATGATTGCTTGGTTTGCTCGAAATCATGTTGCCGCTAACTTGTTGATGATATCAATACTACTAGCGGGTGTATTATCGATTAATACTCGTATCCCTTTAGAGGTCTTTCCGTCGTTTGAATTCGATGTGGTGAATGTGCAAGTGTCATTACGCGGTGCAACTCCTGAAGATGTTGAACAAGGCGTGGCGATTCGTATTGAAGAGGCGGTACAAGATTTACAGGGTATTGAGAAAATTTACAGTACCTCAACCGAAGGCAACGCCTCGGTGCGTATTGAAGCTGAAAGTGGCTATGATGTGCGGGAATTACTCGCCGATGTAAAATCCCGTGTCGATGCCATTAACACCTTTCCAGCCGATGCTGAAAAAGCGGTGATATCGACTTTACAACGTAAGCGAGAAGTCATTGCTGTGACGGTATCATCGGTATTTGGTGAGCGTGAAATCCGTGAGTTTGCTGAAACGGTGCGCGATGAGTTATTGCGTTTGCCACAAGTCACACAGGTGTCATTAGACGCGGTGCGAGATTACGAAATCGCCATCAATGTTAATCAAGATAAATTGCAGCAATATCAGTTAACCTTGAGTGAAATATCTAGCGCTATTCAAAATAGCTCCATCGATATGTCGGCTGGTAACATTCGGACCGACGGTGGCGATGTGTTAGTACGCAGTAAAAACCAAGCCTACCGTAAAGATGATTTTGAAAATATTGTCATTCGAACCAATACCGACGGAACTCGTTTATTAGTGCGCGATATTGCCACGGTAAATGATGGCTTTGAAGAAACGCCAATTCGTGCCCGCTTTAACGGTCAGCAAGGTGCATTAATTGAGGTGTACCGTATTGGTAATCAAAGCGCCATTGAAGTAGCTGATGCGGTGAAAGCGTATATTGAAAACAGACAAGACTCGTTACCCGAAGGCTTTGCCATTAGTTACTGGGATGACGACTCGCAAATTGTTAAAAACCGCTTAAATACCTTGATCAGTAATGCCCTGCAGGGTGGCTTTTTGGTGTTGCTGTTACTGACCCTATTTTTGCGTCCAAGCATTGCTTTTTGGGTGTCTGTTGGTATCCCGGTAAGCTTTATGGGGGCGTTTATTTTCATGCCGATGATTGGCGTGACATTAAACATCATGAGCTTGTTTGGTTTTATTTTGGTGCTTGGTATTGTTGTTGATGATGCCATTGTCACCGGTGAGAATATTTACCGCCATAGCCAAAGCGGTGTGCATAGCAGTGGTATTAATGCGGCGATTAAAGGCACTCAAGAGGTCGCCACACCAGTTACCTTTGGTATTTTAACTACTATTGCAGCATTCTTGCCGCTCGGTTTTATTGAAGGTTTTCGTGGGGCTATCTTCGCTCAAATCCCGGCGATTGTGATCCCTGTTTTGTTGTTTTCACTGATTGAGTCAAAGTTTGTATTACCGGCGCATTTATCGTCGCTAAAACTTCGCAGTGAAAAGAAAAAACAGTCGAAATTAAGTTTATGGCAGCAGAATTTTGCCGATGGCTTTGAAAACGCTATTTTACGTTACTACAAACCGGTATTAGCAAAAGCATTGCGACATAAAGGCACAACCCTTGCCTTATTCATAGGCGTGTTTGTGTTGATTTTATCGTTTATTGTCAGTGGTTGGACTAAGTTTATCTTTTTCCCGCGCATTCCAAGTGAAACAGTTCGTGCCGATGTTACCATGCCAATAGGTAGTAGTTTTGAGGTGGTTGATAACTACACTGTACGTATGGCTAATGCCGCGCAGCAATTACAAGATAAATACCGTGATGATGACGGAGGCAGCTTAATTTTGAATATTCTAGCGACCACCCAAGGGAATCAATCACGAGTGCGTTTTGAAATTATTCCTGCTGAGCAAAATACCACAGGCATAGGCTCTCGTGAATTGCTGGGTGAATGGCGTGAATTGATTGGCGAGTTACCTGGTGCAGAAAGCTCGACCTTTAGAGCTGAGATTGGCCGTGGTGGCGACCCGATTGATATTCAATTAAGCGCAACTGATCTGCGTTTGTTGCAACAAGCCGCGGACGATATCAAGCAACGCTTGACCACCTACCCAACGGTGTTTGAGATCAGCGACAGTTTATCGAACGGTAAAGAAGAGCTGCAGTTAGAGCTTACCAAGCAAGGGCATGCGTTGGGTATGTCAACCACACAGTTAACGCGTCAAGTGCGAGATGCCTTTTTTGGCGCCGAAGTACAACGTATTCAGCGTGGCCGTGATGATGTGCGAGTCATGTTGCGCTTCCCTCTAGAAGAGCGCGCATCGGTAGCGAACTTGTCGAATATGTTGGTAAGCACGCCAACAGGCGATAAAGTACCGTTGTCACATGTTGCGCAGTTAATCCCAGGTAAGAGCCCGTCGTCGATTAACCGCATTGACCGTTATCGTACCGTTAATGTAACTGCTGACGTTGAAAAGCAAAATACCAACATGACCATATTAAACGCAGAGCTTAAAGAGTATCTCGAACAGCTAGTACAGCAATACCCTGGGGTGAGTTATTCACTTGAGGGCGAAGCTCGGGAGCAAGCGGAATCGTTTGGCAGTTTATTCTGGGGCTTGATTATTGTCTTCTTTACCATTTACTGCTTACTGGCGATCCCATTTAAGTCATATTTGCAGCCGATCATCGTTATGTCAGTGATCCCATTTGGCGCAATCGGTGCAGTATTAGGACATTGGATCATGGGCATGGATTTAACCATCATGAGTATGCTTGGCTTAATGGCGCTCATTGGCGTTGTGGTTAACGACTCGCTGGTCCTTGTTGATTTTATCAATAAACGCCGAGAACAAGTACACGATGTGATGCAAGCGGTATTAGAAGCGGGGCAAGCACGATTTAGACCGGTTATGCTAACGTCGTTAACCACCTTTATTGGTTTAATGCCATTGTTGTTTGAAACCCAAACTCAGGCGCAGTTTTTAATTCCAATGGCGGTGTCATTAGGTTTTGGTATTTTATTTGCCACCTTTATCACCTTGGTGCTTGTGCCAGTTAACTACCTACTTGTTGAAGGCTTAAAACGCCGAATGGGCATTCAAGTGACAGCAAAACCAGCAACAGCCTAG
- a CDS encoding FAD-dependent monooxygenase, whose protein sequence is MQHFDVIIVGGGMVGLSAALAIRVETQLNVAVIEPKPLNAIEESPQLRVSAINDSSQNLLRNIGVWQQISEQRHCSYTHMHVWDKDGFGHLDFDSQHLPKMAKQKNDIGHIIENDIIRNSLHHKAEQTEGITIISDTITNLAMGESEVFVSLAGGQALLAKLLIGADGANSWVRKQIDMPVTFRDYDHHALVATVKVNDHQRTAWQVFLDTGPLALLPLYQSNLCSIVWSLPPELAAEYQQLDDDEFNKRITTATDGKFANVQLQSKRVTFPLTMRLARDFVKQRVILIGDAAHTIHPLAGQGVNLGLVDVAALVQTLQQIISDGKALDDSQAWNAFSRWRKSDASEMMVAMEAIKQGFALQQKLPKFIRGMGMSLVNNIAPAKQLMIAKAIGQRSDLPALCKYQQQL, encoded by the coding sequence ATGCAACATTTTGACGTTATTATTGTTGGTGGCGGTATGGTGGGCTTGTCTGCAGCGCTTGCTATTCGTGTTGAAACTCAATTAAATGTCGCCGTTATTGAGCCTAAACCATTAAATGCGATTGAAGAGTCGCCGCAGCTTCGTGTTAGCGCCATTAATGATAGCTCGCAAAACTTATTGCGTAACATCGGCGTTTGGCAGCAGATCAGTGAACAACGCCATTGTTCTTATACGCACATGCATGTTTGGGATAAAGACGGTTTTGGTCATTTAGATTTTGACAGCCAACATTTACCGAAAATGGCTAAACAGAAAAACGATATCGGTCACATTATTGAAAACGACATCATCCGCAATAGCCTTCACCATAAAGCCGAGCAAACCGAGGGTATTACCATTATTAGCGACACCATTACCAATTTGGCGATGGGCGAGTCGGAAGTGTTTGTTAGTCTTGCTGGCGGCCAGGCGCTATTGGCAAAACTGCTGATAGGTGCAGATGGTGCTAATTCTTGGGTGCGTAAACAAATCGATATGCCGGTCACGTTCCGTGATTACGACCACCATGCGTTAGTGGCAACGGTTAAGGTTAATGATCACCAACGCACCGCTTGGCAAGTGTTCCTCGATACCGGACCTCTGGCATTGTTACCTTTGTATCAATCAAATTTATGTTCGATTGTTTGGTCATTGCCACCAGAGCTCGCGGCTGAGTACCAACAACTTGATGACGATGAGTTTAATAAGCGTATTACCACGGCAACCGATGGTAAGTTCGCTAACGTACAATTACAAAGCAAACGTGTCACCTTTCCATTAACCATGCGTTTAGCGCGAGACTTTGTAAAACAGCGTGTCATTTTAATTGGTGATGCAGCGCATACAATCCACCCATTAGCTGGCCAAGGCGTGAATCTAGGTTTGGTTGACGTGGCGGCGCTTGTGCAAACCTTGCAACAGATAATTAGCGACGGCAAAGCGCTTGATGATAGCCAAGCTTGGAATGCCTTTAGTCGCTGGCGTAAAAGTGATGCCAGTGAAATGATGGTGGCGATGGAAGCCATTAAGCAAGGTTTTGCATTGCAGCAAAAACTACCTAAGTTTATTCGCGGCATGGGCATGTCACTAGTCAACAACATTGCCCCAGCCAAACAATTAATGATTGCTAAAGCGATTGGTCAGCGCAGTGACTTACCTGCGCTTTGTAAATATCAGCAGCAGCTTTAA
- the gcvH gene encoding glycine cleavage system protein GcvH — protein MSNIPSELKYASSHEWVRVEGDGTVTVGITEHAQELLGDMVFVELPEVGDEVAAGDDVAVAESVKAASDIYAPIGGEIIEVNEELEDSPELVNSDAFGDGWMFKIKLNDEGELDSLLDAEGYQNVVDDE, from the coding sequence ATGAGCAACATTCCTTCTGAGTTAAAATATGCATCTTCTCACGAGTGGGTTCGCGTTGAAGGCGACGGTACCGTTACTGTGGGTATCACTGAGCACGCACAAGAACTACTTGGCGACATGGTATTTGTTGAACTACCAGAAGTTGGTGACGAAGTAGCAGCTGGTGACGATGTTGCCGTAGCTGAGTCAGTAAAAGCAGCGTCTGATATCTACGCACCAATCGGCGGTGAAATCATTGAAGTGAACGAAGAGCTAGAAGACTCTCCAGAGCTAGTTAACTCTGACGCATTCGGTGACGGTTGGATGTTCAAAATTAAGCTTAACGACGAAGGTGAATTAGATTCACTATTGGATGCTGAAGGCTACCAAAACGTTGTTGACGACGAATAA
- a CDS encoding efflux RND transporter periplasmic adaptor subunit — protein MKKLIPFVVLFGFIVAAYLVMNNPPGSQRGRPSATPQLQVEAIQLQNQAFTINVDSYGVVRPRTQSMLFPQVSGQIVAIDDDFRDGGFFEKGDVLVQLDARDYLAEVKIAESNLLSAQRALSEEKARVEQAKQDWTRLGNSEKAPDLVLRKPQLMAAEAAVYSAQAGLDKAKLALERTRIVAPYTGRILKKHVDIGQVVSSGTQLAEMFAVDYVEIRLPIKNSDLRYMQLPESSRVKTVSKVEQPQVTFTSDLTSQTWQGRVVRTEGAFDTQSQQLFVVAQIDDPYGTAMGDKMPIKIGQYFSAAIKGKSIRNALVIPNKAIYQGSYVYLVEDGKLKRQNVNIAWQNNEQALIASGLAAGQMLVTTPLGQVNSGTRVAILGKNKGDGEAAVANKHSPQDDDKQKPTAERDERKAEKSQENNNRAQVAGTQTGQGV, from the coding sequence ATGAAAAAATTAATACCTTTTGTTGTCCTGTTCGGTTTTATTGTGGCAGCTTACCTGGTAATGAACAACCCGCCAGGCTCACAGCGTGGCCGACCTAGCGCTACGCCACAATTGCAAGTTGAAGCGATACAACTACAAAACCAAGCATTTACCATTAATGTTGATAGCTACGGTGTGGTGCGCCCGCGTACGCAAAGTATGCTTTTTCCGCAGGTGTCAGGGCAAATTGTCGCCATTGATGATGATTTTCGTGATGGTGGTTTTTTCGAAAAAGGTGATGTGCTGGTGCAGCTCGATGCAAGGGATTACCTCGCGGAAGTGAAAATTGCTGAGTCAAATTTGTTATCGGCACAGCGTGCGTTAAGTGAAGAAAAAGCGCGAGTTGAGCAAGCCAAACAAGACTGGACTCGTTTAGGAAACAGTGAAAAAGCGCCGGACTTGGTATTACGTAAGCCGCAGCTAATGGCCGCGGAAGCTGCCGTTTATTCAGCGCAAGCGGGTTTGGACAAAGCTAAGCTTGCACTAGAGCGCACCCGTATTGTCGCTCCTTATACTGGGCGTATTTTGAAAAAACACGTTGATATTGGCCAAGTGGTGTCCTCAGGTACGCAGTTAGCTGAAATGTTTGCTGTTGATTACGTCGAAATTCGTTTACCAATCAAAAACAGTGATTTGCGTTACATGCAATTACCCGAAAGCAGCCGTGTAAAAACGGTATCCAAAGTCGAGCAACCACAGGTCACGTTTACCTCTGATTTGACTTCACAAACATGGCAAGGTCGGGTGGTGCGCACCGAAGGTGCTTTTGATACGCAATCACAGCAGTTGTTTGTTGTCGCGCAAATTGACGATCCTTACGGTACGGCGATGGGCGATAAAATGCCAATTAAAATTGGTCAATATTTTAGCGCAGCCATTAAAGGAAAAAGCATTCGTAACGCGCTAGTGATACCCAATAAGGCGATTTATCAAGGCAGCTATGTGTACTTGGTTGAAGACGGTAAATTAAAACGTCAGAACGTCAACATTGCTTGGCAAAACAATGAGCAGGCATTGATTGCATCTGGCTTAGCAGCAGGGCAAATGCTTGTGACCACTCCATTGGGGCAAGTTAACTCGGGTACTCGCGTGGCAATTTTGGGAAAAAATAAAGGTGATGGTGAAGCAGCCGTCGCCAACAAACATTCACCCCAAGATGATGATAAACAGAAACCAACGGCTGAGCGTGACGAGCGCAAAGCAGAAAAATCGCAAGAAAATAATAATCGCGCTCAAGTTGCAGGAACTCAAACAGGACAGGGAGTGTAA
- a CDS encoding efflux transporter outer membrane subunit, producing MPILPNQIARAWQIAVATMLLSACQTPSAIDDSTVALDVPENFVAVPKTAIAQLEQQNLLTLNRWLANVDNQALGEIISKAIADNRQLKITRLQLQQAEQGLIISGATDWPELSLNVNQARRKNVQGEQQNYTSSAELSVDLSYELDVWGKLSAQQQQSQLQFKIAKANYAQALANLTADIVSKWYTLAEAQQLLSLYSERAENLQANLEQIKASYRLGLNQALDVYLTQNDVSSELARLAQQQQAVNEASRALQLVLGDYPSASLRSDAQLPDLTADSYVGMPSDLVTRRYDLNASWFALLEKDAALAVAHKNRFPRFAISASGGTSASALDELLDGSSLAWSLIGNISQPIFNAGRLEALEQQAFNDVKIAEQRYLDNVYQAFSEIENGIERQSTLTERLQHFTDASENASAAEKLAFDQYLKGIVSYTTVLESQRRAFDAQTALIQLKAQLLQNQLALALSVGGFQADNYDNSRSFPSSLARSTQQSSQPSY from the coding sequence ATGCCTATATTACCTAATCAGATAGCCAGAGCATGGCAGATAGCCGTTGCAACTATGCTACTGTCTGCATGCCAGACACCTTCGGCTATTGATGATTCAACTGTGGCACTGGATGTGCCTGAAAACTTTGTCGCGGTCCCAAAAACTGCGATAGCTCAGCTTGAGCAACAAAACTTACTTACCTTAAATCGCTGGTTAGCAAACGTTGATAATCAAGCGTTAGGCGAGATTATCAGTAAGGCTATAGCCGATAATAGACAGTTAAAAATTACTCGTTTGCAGTTACAGCAAGCCGAGCAAGGTTTGATCATTAGCGGCGCGACAGATTGGCCAGAATTATCGTTAAACGTTAACCAAGCTCGACGTAAAAATGTTCAAGGAGAGCAACAAAATTACACGAGCTCAGCCGAATTAAGTGTTGATTTGAGTTATGAACTGGATGTTTGGGGCAAGCTATCGGCACAGCAGCAACAAAGTCAGTTGCAGTTTAAAATCGCCAAAGCAAACTACGCGCAAGCACTTGCCAACTTAACCGCTGATATTGTCAGTAAGTGGTACACGCTTGCAGAAGCACAGCAATTGTTATCACTTTATAGCGAGCGAGCAGAAAACTTACAGGCAAACCTTGAACAAATCAAAGCCTCTTATCGACTCGGCTTAAATCAGGCGTTAGATGTTTATTTAACACAAAACGATGTCAGCTCTGAGCTTGCTCGCCTAGCTCAGCAACAACAGGCGGTGAACGAAGCAAGTCGAGCGTTGCAGTTAGTGTTAGGCGATTACCCATCGGCATCTTTGCGCAGCGATGCTCAGTTGCCTGATTTAACCGCTGATAGTTATGTTGGTATGCCTTCTGATTTAGTCACTAGACGTTATGATTTGAATGCCAGTTGGTTCGCTCTGCTAGAAAAAGATGCCGCCTTAGCGGTTGCGCATAAAAATCGTTTCCCGCGTTTTGCTATCAGCGCCAGTGGCGGCACCAGTGCTAGCGCCTTAGATGAGTTACTCGATGGAAGTTCGTTAGCATGGTCGTTGATAGGTAACATTAGCCAACCTATTTTTAACGCAGGACGTCTCGAAGCACTCGAGCAGCAAGCGTTTAATGATGTAAAAATTGCTGAGCAACGTTATTTAGACAATGTATATCAAGCCTTTAGTGAAATCGAAAACGGCATTGAGCGTCAATCGACGTTAACCGAGCGCTTACAGCATTTTACCGATGCCAGCGAAAATGCCAGTGCCGCTGAAAAGCTTGCTTTTGATCAGTATTTGAAAGGTATCGTTAGTTACACAACCGTTTTAGAGTCACAGCGCCGTGCGTTTGATGCGCAAACGGCGTTAATCCAACTTAAAGCACAATTATTACAAAACCAGTTGGCGCTAGCGTTATCGGTAGGTGGCTTTCAAGCCGACAATTACGATAACTCTCGCTCGTTTCCTTCTTCTTTAGCTCGTTCGACGCAACAGTCATCGCAACCAAGCTATTAA
- the gcvT gene encoding glycine cleavage system aminomethyltransferase GcvT yields the protein MTNKTVLHAKHIEAGAKMVDFHGWEMPINYGSQIEEHHAVRNDAGMFDVSHMTIVDVNGSQAKAFLRRLVINDVAKLEVAGKALYTGMCNEQGGVIDDLIIYFFTDTDYRLVVNSATREKDLAWINKQAQAFDVTITERPEFAMIAVQGPQAKAKVATLLNGEQIAAVDGMKPFFSAQAGDLFIATTGYTGESGYEIAMPSDMAADFWQQLLDAGVAPCGLGARDTLRLEAGMNLYGQDMDESVTPLAANMAWTIAWDEERDFIGKDALAALREAGTEPKLVGLVMEQKGVLRGGLKVITEHGEGVITSGTFSPTLGHSIAMARVPRATQLGDTVQVEMRKKLVDVQVIKPSFARMGKKAF from the coding sequence ATGACAAATAAAACCGTCCTTCATGCCAAGCACATAGAAGCTGGCGCCAAAATGGTAGACTTCCACGGCTGGGAAATGCCAATCAACTATGGTTCACAAATTGAAGAGCATCATGCGGTTCGTAACGACGCAGGTATGTTCGATGTATCACACATGACTATTGTTGATGTGAACGGTAGCCAAGCGAAAGCTTTTTTACGTCGTTTAGTGATTAACGATGTGGCTAAATTAGAGGTTGCGGGTAAAGCACTTTACACAGGTATGTGTAATGAGCAAGGCGGCGTGATTGACGATTTGATCATTTACTTCTTTACCGATACTGATTACCGCTTAGTGGTTAACTCAGCAACGCGTGAAAAAGACTTAGCGTGGATCAACAAGCAAGCCCAAGCGTTTGATGTGACCATTACTGAACGCCCAGAGTTTGCCATGATTGCCGTACAAGGCCCACAGGCGAAAGCAAAAGTTGCGACACTATTAAACGGTGAGCAAATTGCTGCTGTTGATGGTATGAAACCGTTCTTTAGCGCACAAGCTGGTGATTTATTTATTGCGACTACAGGTTACACCGGTGAGTCGGGTTACGAAATTGCTATGCCAAGCGATATGGCCGCTGATTTTTGGCAGCAACTACTCGACGCTGGTGTAGCACCATGTGGTTTAGGTGCGCGTGATACTTTGCGTCTTGAAGCGGGTATGAACTTATACGGCCAAGATATGGACGAGTCAGTAACGCCACTAGCGGCAAACATGGCTTGGACTATCGCTTGGGATGAAGAGCGTGACTTTATTGGTAAAGACGCATTGGCGGCACTTCGTGAAGCAGGCACTGAGCCAAAATTAGTTGGTTTAGTGATGGAGCAAAAAGGTGTATTGCGCGGTGGTTTAAAAGTGATCACCGAACACGGTGAAGGTGTAATTACCTCTGGTACGTTCTCGCCAACATTAGGTCATTCTATCGCGATGGCCCGTGTACCACGTGCAACGCAACTTGGTGATACGGTACAAGTTGAAATGCGTAAAAAGCTAGTAGACGTGCAAGTGATTAAGCCAAGTTTTGCTCGTATGGGCAAAAAAGCATTTTAA